In Hyalangium ruber, the genomic stretch TCTCCGTGCCGCCGCCCGCGAGCGCCTGGATGCGCCGCGCTCCCGTGGGGCTCAGGCCCAGATCGAGCGGCACATCCACCAACCCCACCACCGTCACCGTCTCCGCCGCGCGATAACCGGCGATGACTCCCGGGGTGAGGCGCAGCAGCACGCCGCCGAAGTTGTCCGCGTCCAGGTACGCGCTGCCCGAGTTGAACACCAACCCCAGGCTCAGCGTGGGCGCCAGGGACGCATCCCCCTGCCGCCACACCTCTTTGCGCATCCCGCCCTCGAGGATGCCCGCCACCCGGAAGTAGTCCAGCTTCGCTCGCGCCTCGACCTCGAAGCCGCCGATGCCCTGGCGAAACCCCGTCCCCATCTCAGGCACACCCACATACCCGTACAGGGCGGTGACACCGTCCGGCATGACCGTCGGGGCGAGCACCGCGCCGAAGGACCACGCCTCGCGTGCAGGGGAGGCGCCTTCCTGGGCCACCGAGGCGACAGGGAGGGCAAGGACCAGGGCGAACAACCAGACCGGGCGCGTCATGCGCCCACCTTACGCCCCCACGCCGGGCCGTCGACTTTCCGCTGAGGTCCGCTCAATTCCAGACAAACGGGGTGAGGCATCGAAAAAAGCGAACCCGGGTCTTTCTCGGAGAGTGAGATTGAGCCAGAATGGACAGTAGTTCGGCTATTTCAGATTATTACCGCACAGGCTGACAGGTCCCGCTTCACTCTTCGCCCTCCGGAGTCCCTCATGGCCGCCCGCACCCATCGCGCGACCATTCTCGAGCCCACCGCCACCGCGTCCGGACTGAGCCCCCGAGGCCGCCGCGCCCGCCGTCTGCGCGTGCTGCTGGTGGAGCCGGATGCGCGCTACCAGTCGTTGCTGGGGACGGGGCTGGCCGAGGCGGGCTTCGAGGTGGTGGTGGTGCCCTCGGCGGAGGATGCCCGCGCGGAGCTGGCGGCTTCCCAGGTGTTGCCGCACCTCGTCATCGCGGAGACGGAGCTGGAGGGCTTCGACGGCTTCAGCTTCTGCACCCAGCTGCGTGCCGAGGCGCGCACGGCGCAGCTTCCGGTTTTCCTCATGGCCAGCCGGCGCGAGCCATTCCACGCCGAGCTGGCCCACAGCGTGGGCGCGGACGACTTCCTGCCCAAGCCGGTAGCGGCGCAGGACCTGGTCGCGTTGGCGCGGCTGAAGGCGGGCCGACGCACCGGGGAGCTGTCCTACGAGGCGCACTCGGCGCGGCTGCCGTTGACGCATATCGCCCGCGCGCTCTTGACCGGAGCACGCTCTGGGCGCGTGGTGCTCAAGGACTGTGACGGCTTCTTCGCCTTCCGCGAAGGCAAGGTGGTGGATGCCTCCTTCCAGGGCGCGCGCGGGGTGATGGCGTTCCGGCGCCTGCTGTCCTTCGGCAGCGGCGTGTACGCGGCGTTCTTCGGGCCCGAGCTGCACCGGGGCTCGCTGTTGATGGATCTGCCGTACCTGAGCCAGCAGGTGCTGCCCGCGCTGGAGCGCTTCGAGCGGCTGCGCGAGGTGGGCGTGCCGCTGGTGGCGCGCCTGGCGGTGGACTTCCCGAAGCTGGCCGAGCACCTGGACGCGCTGCCTGAGGACGTCATCTCCCTGGTGCGCCTGTTCGACGGCCGGCGCACGGTGCGCACGGTGCTGGAGGAGTGCCGCTTCACGGAGGTGGTGGCCTTCGAGGCCATTACCCGGCTGTTCGTCCTCGGGGTGCTGGTGCCCGCCAGCCACGTGGAGGAGCGCGAGCGCGTGCAGGACCCGCAGCGCCTGGGCTCCGAGGCGGCCGAGGCGTGGCGGGCCGCGTTCGCCGCCGAGGAGCGCGCCGCCGACGAGCGGGAGGCCGACGAGCATGAGGCCCGGCTCCATGAGGCCGCGGAGCGCCAGGCCGCCGGGACCGAGCCGGAAGCGAAGGTGCTGGCCTTCCCCACGCCCCCGTCCCGGCGTCGGGAAGAGGAGCCGGCCGAGGACGCTCCGGCCGAGCGGTTCAATCTGGCCTCCGGGGCCGAGTCGACCAGTCCGCGCACAGCGGACAAGGTTTGACTCCTCGGGTCGGATTAAGGGAGAAGTCGCCGCACGTTGGACTCCACCCGCTGAGCATCCGCGAGGGGCGACACTCCCATGTCCGGTCACAACCGATGGTCGAAGATCAAGCGCCAGAAGGCCGCCATGGGCGCGACCAAGGGCAAGCTGTACTCGAAGGTCATCAAGGAGATCACCGTCGCCGCCCGTCTGGGCGGAGGCGATCCCGCTGGTAATGCCCGCCTGCGCGCCGCCATCCTCGCGGCGAAAGAGGCGAACATGCCCAAGGACTCCATCGAGCGTGCCGTCAAGAAGGGCACGGGCGAGCTGGAGGGCGAGAGCTACGAAGAGGTGATGTACGAGGGCTATGGCCCGGGCGGCGTGGCGGTGCTCGTCGAGTGCCTCACGGACAACCGCAACCGCACCTCTGGGGAGGTGCGCGCCACCTTCGGCCGGGGCGGTGGCAACCTGGGCGCCGAGGGCGCGGTGAGCTGGATGTTCCAGAAGAAGGGCGTCATCACCGTGAAGCCCGGCCCCACCGAGGACCAGGTGATGGAGAAGGCCATCGAGGCGGGCGCCGAGGACGTCATCAACCACGGCGCCGACGGCTTCGAGGTGCGCACCACACCCGTCGACCTGCACACCGTGGCGGTGAGCCTGGAGGGCGCGGGGCTGCAGCTGGGCGAGCAGAAGTGGAGCTTCTTCCCGCAGACCACCGTGAAGCTCGAGGGCGAGAACGCCCAGAAGATGCTCAAGCTGCTGGACGCGCTGGAGGACAACGACGATGTCCAGAACGTCC encodes the following:
- a CDS encoding response regulator, with product MAARTHRATILEPTATASGLSPRGRRARRLRVLLVEPDARYQSLLGTGLAEAGFEVVVVPSAEDARAELAASQVLPHLVIAETELEGFDGFSFCTQLRAEARTAQLPVFLMASRREPFHAELAHSVGADDFLPKPVAAQDLVALARLKAGRRTGELSYEAHSARLPLTHIARALLTGARSGRVVLKDCDGFFAFREGKVVDASFQGARGVMAFRRLLSFGSGVYAAFFGPELHRGSLLMDLPYLSQQVLPALERFERLREVGVPLVARLAVDFPKLAEHLDALPEDVISLVRLFDGRRTVRTVLEECRFTEVVAFEAITRLFVLGVLVPASHVEERERVQDPQRLGSEAAEAWRAAFAAEERAADEREADEHEARLHEAAERQAAGTEPEAKVLAFPTPPSRRREEEPAEDAPAERFNLASGAESTSPRTADKV
- a CDS encoding YebC/PmpR family DNA-binding transcriptional regulator — its product is MSGHNRWSKIKRQKAAMGATKGKLYSKVIKEITVAARLGGGDPAGNARLRAAILAAKEANMPKDSIERAVKKGTGELEGESYEEVMYEGYGPGGVAVLVECLTDNRNRTSGEVRATFGRGGGNLGAEGAVSWMFQKKGVITVKPGPTEDQVMEKAIEAGAEDVINHGADGFEVRTTPVDLHTVAVSLEGAGLQLGEQKWSFFPQTTVKLEGENAQKMLKLLDALEDNDDVQNVHANFEIDEALMESLQ